The stretch of DNA TCTGCAGTTCTTCCATGGTTTATTTAAATTGGAGTATGTTAATCATCATAATCACCGTAAATGTATTATATTTCCCCCTCAAAACGAAAGATTTAAATAGTACAATAATGTACTAAAATTGTACTATGGATAAGACAATAAAAACGATACTGGTGGAATGGAAAAGCAAAAAGATTCCCGAGGTAATTCCCAGAGAAATCAATCTTCAGGAGTATCTCCATCTAAAGGTTAACAAGATAATAGTATTAAACGGATTTAGGAGAGTTGGAAAAACTTATATCCTATACGGTTTGGCCAATGAGCTTCTTAAATCAAATTCTCGTGAAGAGGTGGTGCATATTAATTTTGAAGACGAAAGAATACCTCTTAGGACAGAATTTTTAAGCAATCTGATTCCTGCTGCAGACGAGTTATTCAGCAAAAAAATTAAATACCTGTTTTTGGATGAGGTGCATAATATCCCTGGATGGAGCAAATGGCTCAGGAGGATATACGACAATCAGGATATGCATATTTTTGTTTCAGGCTCTTCTTCAAGAATGTCTGAAGAGGAAATACCAACAGAATTAAGAGGGAGGTTTCTTGAAATTAAAATATTCCCTTTATCCTTTAAAGAGTTCTTAAATTTTAAGGAACTTAGTTTTGATTTTAAGCTGTTAGACTATTCAGAAAAGGAGAGGCCTCTTATCCTAAAAGCGCTTGCCGAATATCTCATTTTCGGAGGGCTGCCTGAAATAACCCTGATAGACGAAAATAAAAAATTTGAATTGGCGCAGTCTTATTATGCTACTCTTATCAAAAGGGATATTGTTGAAAGATATAATATAAAGAATGAAGTATCCCTAAAAGCACTATTAAAACTGCTTCTCGATTCAAGAGAATATTCTATAAGTAAGAGCTACAATAATCTTAAAAGTTTAGGCTATGAAATCGGTAAATCCACACTCCAGAAATATATATCGTATATTGAAAACTCATATTTTGCATTTAGCGTGCCTATTTTTTCTTATAAAATAAAAGACCAAATGCAGTACCCAAAAAAGATTTATTTTATAGATAACGCATTTATCAGCTCAATTTCAACGAAGTTCTCAAATAATTTTGGAAGACTTTACGAGAACATTGTTGCCGTTGAACTGAAAAGGAGAAAAAAAGAGTGTTATTACTGGAAGAATGCCGAAAAAGAGGAAGTGGATTTTGTCTTAAAAAATGATTCCAAGGTTAATCAGCTGATACAGGTTTGTTATGATTTTTCTGACCCCGACACAAAAAAGAGAGAGATCAAAGTCTTACTAAAAGCCAGTAAAGATTTAAAATGCAAAAATTTATTGCTGATTAACCAAGATTATTTTGGTGAAGAAGAATCCGAGTGGTTTGGGATAAAAAGAAAGGTTAAATTTATTCCCCTTTGGAAATGGATTTTGGGAAAAGTTTAAACGAAAGTATAAAAAAAATAAAAAATCATTTAATTCTGGTGATTATCCAAGATAAACCCGTGATTCAACTATTTTTCCATGCTTTACTTTAAACTCTTCAGCTACATACGTATCAGGTTGTCCAGAAACTGTTCGTTTATATTTAATAAAAATAGTTCCTTTAATCTCTACATCTTTTTTAACATCAACAAGATACGCATCTTTTTTCCACGGAGTTTCTCTGACATTCTCAAATCCAGATTCAACACCATCTACGGAAATAGCTTCAAGATTATATTGTAACGTAGGAAAACATAGAAATGAATTTCCCCACCATCTACGTAGTTCAGATTTTCCCACTATTTTACCTTCAGGATTATCATCTCTACGTAATCGTGGACTATAGTGGGTAGCATTATCATCGTAAAGATCTAATAGTTCATCAAGATCTCTTGTATTAAAATAAGTGACCCACTTTGTCCCAATACCTCTTAGTTGTTGCTTGACAACATCTAATTCATCCAGCGTCATAGATGAGGGTGAAATAGTTGATTATTTAAATCTGCTCATTTAAAATAATTGATTTCATTACTACCTAATAATACATTATCTCATTTCATTTAGGCAGTGTAGAAAATCTCGGCATAGCCTCGGTTTTGGCATCAGTTCGGCTTGTTAAGGGTTTATTTGGTTGGATTTTTCTCTCTATAAATATAATCCCGACTCCCTCAATAATATAAATCAAGGATTCATAAGTTGGCTTGCGTCTGGGATTATAAGACTTGCCTATCGGCAAGGAACTCCGAAAAATCCCCATACTTAAACTTGAAGAGCCTCACAAAAAGATGCCAAAAACTACATTTTCTACACTGCCTTTCATTTAGTAATACTTAAATAACAGTTCTTATTTGCTGTTATTATGGTTGCAAAAGTCATTCAAACAACACAAAAAAGAGAGCAAAGAATACAAGAACTTGGCAAGCAAATTCTTACTGAAGCACAGCAGCATATTCCTGCATTGCATACTGAAGGCGGGCGGAGAAATGCGTTGTTTGATTTATGCATGCAGGATCAGCAGGCTGCAACGCAAATATTTCGTTTTATGGATGTTTTTCCCAGCCTGAAAAATGATGCTATTGTTCCTCATCTCAAAGAATATCTTATTGATACTCACGTTAATCTCGGTGTGTTAAGTCCGTTAGTCAAGGCAACTAATATTGCGCCGATGGTTGCCATTAAAACAATCAAGCA from Candidatus Woesearchaeota archaeon encodes:
- a CDS encoding ATP-binding protein, which produces MDKTIKTILVEWKSKKIPEVIPREINLQEYLHLKVNKIIVLNGFRRVGKTYILYGLANELLKSNSREEVVHINFEDERIPLRTEFLSNLIPAADELFSKKIKYLFLDEVHNIPGWSKWLRRIYDNQDMHIFVSGSSSRMSEEEIPTELRGRFLEIKIFPLSFKEFLNFKELSFDFKLLDYSEKERPLILKALAEYLIFGGLPEITLIDENKKFELAQSYYATLIKRDIVERYNIKNEVSLKALLKLLLDSREYSISKSYNNLKSLGYEIGKSTLQKYISYIENSYFAFSVPIFSYKIKDQMQYPKKIYFIDNAFISSISTKFSNNFGRLYENIVAVELKRRKKECYYWKNAEKEEVDFVLKNDSKVNQLIQVCYDFSDPDTKKREIKVLLKASKDLKCKNLLLINQDYFGEEESEWFGIKRKVKFIPLWKWILGKV
- a CDS encoding nuclear transport factor 2 family protein, translating into MTLDELDVVKQQLRGIGTKWVTYFNTRDLDELLDLYDDNATHYSPRLRRDDNPEGKIVGKSELRRWWGNSFLCFPTLQYNLEAISVDGVESGFENVRETPWKKDAYLVDVKKDVEIKGTIFIKYKRTVSGQPDTYVAEEFKVKHGKIVESRVYLG